CGGATGTGAGCGATCGTTCGCAACCTGCGTGAACGAGCGTGTACGGTCGTCGCCATGACCACCTCCACCGATGCGCACCGCGCGGCCGTCGACGTCGTCGGCGACTTCCTGGACGCCGTCGCCGGCGCGAACCTGGAGCGCGCGCTGGCCCTGCTGGCCGGCGACGTCACGGTGCACGAACCCGAGAGCCTCCCCTACGGCGGCGACCACCGCGGGCCCGACGCCTTCGCCGCCATGCTCGGCCAGATCGCGGGCGCGTATCGCGTGCGACTCGACGGCCACGAGCTCCACGACGCGGGGGACGTGGTCGTCGCCCACGTGCGGTGCCGCATGACCTCGCGGACCACGGGCCGGGAGCTCGACGTGCCGATCATCGAGCTCTACCGCGTTCGCGACGGCCGGATCCTCGCCCTCGACGCCTTCCCGAAGGACACCGCGGCGATGCTGGCGCTCCACACCGCCGCAGGCTGAAAGCGCCCCGACGAACGGGACCAGGACGCCGGCGGCTCGCGTGTCTCAGCGGTCCACCGGCGTCCTGGAGGAGAGCGCCGCGCGGTGCGTGCCAGTGCGGGTCGGATGCCCACGCGACCGCCGCACCGTACCGCAGAGCGTCGTCTTCAAGCAAACGGTCGTTCACGAGGGCGTCGGGTCGAGTCCTTTCGTGCGCCCCGGATGAGCGGCGGCGGTTTCGGCCTCGTTAACGCCGGTGTGCGCCAATGCGCTCAGCACCGGGCGGGCTGCCCGGACCACGGAGGAGGAGAGCCTCATGTCCCAAGTCGTGCCGGTCATCGACGACCGCATCGCCGTCGACGTCGAACGGGCCTCGGGAGGCCACGTGCGTCTG
The DNA window shown above is from Conexibacter sp. SYSU D00693 and carries:
- a CDS encoding nuclear transport factor 2 family protein, encoding MTTSTDAHRAAVDVVGDFLDAVAGANLERALALLAGDVTVHEPESLPYGGDHRGPDAFAAMLGQIAGAYRVRLDGHELHDAGDVVVAHVRCRMTSRTTGRELDVPIIELYRVRDGRILALDAFPKDTAAMLALHTAAG